One region of Mycolicibacterium lutetiense genomic DNA includes:
- a CDS encoding Eco57I restriction-modification methylase domain-containing protein, producing MRHAQVERITAVGSGHFLLGAYDLLELAWELAGVTPADAAPSIVNSLWGIDIDLRPAQVAATAVTLRARLSAKHQPLPSPHIVTARGLPDLDPAILEHLGLSTYHLEVLTDVAEALKDAPLLGSALKAELALQDRLGRAGLPSAAANAAQPTLTAEHGAFAEDEAILHDALTHLADATTSTAAERLFAAGGDDALRFVEALSQRYDVVLMNPPFGDPITETRDYLRAAYPWAPTRLDLLAIFVGRGLELCKPGGYLGAITSRAGLATSTFQPWREQVLLGHQLITLADLGYRVMSQAKVEAAAYVVRNQTPEPGDTATFIRMLRDADKASGLTQAIANTHSHTPDRRIYRIPQATFATLPGSPIAYSASNAILRLFTELPPMGQHADAKQGLTTADDNRFVRAFWEVDPRTIARTQAETTTRRWVPFAKGGAYAPYWSDIHLVVDYQDNGQRLKDFDKAYIRNEPFYFRKGLTWLRRTNSALSLRLLPEGCIFGDMGPSLFSEQPYAAVSWLNSRFARLLVDTMLAGADENQSDLSRSYQVGTVRDLPDPLTANAALAQDLAESSVRAARLVATLDEFDESARRFVAPLVASAEGLTIRERAAAAYRRRLSTALMVIDAHDEIDRALSAALDPEGQSASALYEADGPLVTDLPADASVDSSLLSRPVREIVELATEKLGITRWIGLQHQVVDRRLELAATLEGVHPRSLVDGLAVGALPDGEPASSAHDLLSYLIGTAFGRWDIRIGANPALAPPRPDPLDPVPLCPPGMLVGSDGFPATTAPAGYPLHLPSDGLLFDEPGHPHDIVNAITHAVVELFADPDAILDELTTILDAADLRALVRRRFFRHHRTRYSKSKRTAPLYWPLTVPSRKWGLWLYAPTLRRDTLFAIAGAAAARIARAESELLRLQAERDAGGAGRSTHQVMTALTAEQELAEELATFRREAERIANSGWTPDLNDGFPLTAAPLTTLIPDWPELARTLNYTKTDKTPWASTHNWRDHL from the coding sequence GTGAGACACGCCCAAGTAGAGCGCATAACCGCGGTGGGCAGTGGCCACTTCCTGCTCGGCGCCTACGATCTGCTGGAGCTGGCGTGGGAGCTCGCCGGCGTCACTCCGGCTGACGCTGCCCCCTCCATCGTGAATAGTTTGTGGGGCATCGACATCGATCTACGGCCCGCTCAGGTCGCCGCCACGGCGGTGACCTTGCGCGCACGACTCAGCGCGAAGCATCAACCGCTGCCAAGCCCGCACATCGTCACCGCCCGCGGCCTGCCCGATCTCGACCCCGCCATCCTGGAGCACCTCGGTCTGTCGACCTACCATCTCGAGGTGCTGACCGACGTCGCCGAAGCACTCAAAGACGCCCCGCTGTTGGGGTCGGCACTCAAAGCCGAACTGGCGTTGCAGGACCGCCTTGGCCGCGCCGGTCTCCCGAGCGCCGCAGCCAACGCCGCGCAACCCACCCTGACCGCCGAGCACGGGGCGTTCGCCGAAGATGAAGCGATCCTGCACGATGCGCTGACGCACTTAGCGGATGCGACGACATCGACTGCAGCAGAACGTCTTTTCGCCGCCGGCGGTGACGATGCACTACGGTTCGTCGAGGCGTTGAGTCAACGCTATGACGTGGTCTTGATGAATCCGCCGTTCGGGGATCCGATCACCGAAACCCGCGACTATCTGCGCGCCGCCTACCCCTGGGCACCCACCCGACTGGACCTGCTCGCCATCTTCGTCGGACGCGGTCTGGAACTGTGCAAACCTGGCGGATACCTCGGCGCCATCACCAGCCGAGCCGGCCTGGCCACCAGTACCTTCCAACCGTGGCGCGAACAAGTACTCCTCGGCCACCAACTCATCACCCTCGCCGACCTCGGCTACCGCGTGATGTCGCAAGCCAAAGTGGAAGCCGCCGCGTACGTCGTCCGCAACCAAACACCCGAGCCCGGCGACACCGCCACATTCATCCGCATGCTGCGCGACGCCGACAAAGCCAGCGGCCTCACCCAAGCGATCGCCAACACCCATTCCCACACACCAGACCGCCGGATCTACCGCATCCCCCAAGCCACCTTCGCCACCCTGCCCGGCTCCCCCATCGCCTACTCCGCCAGCAACGCGATCCTGCGCCTCTTCACCGAACTCCCCCCAATGGGTCAGCACGCCGACGCAAAGCAAGGCCTCACGACCGCTGACGACAACCGGTTCGTCCGCGCGTTTTGGGAAGTCGACCCTAGGACCATCGCCCGCACCCAAGCGGAGACCACCACCCGCCGCTGGGTCCCTTTCGCCAAGGGCGGTGCTTACGCCCCCTACTGGTCCGACATCCACCTCGTCGTCGACTACCAAGACAACGGCCAACGACTAAAGGACTTCGACAAGGCCTACATCCGCAACGAACCCTTCTACTTCCGAAAGGGCCTAACCTGGCTTCGTCGTACCAACAGCGCACTGTCCCTCCGCTTACTGCCAGAAGGATGCATCTTCGGAGACATGGGGCCGAGCCTCTTCAGCGAGCAGCCGTATGCGGCCGTGTCATGGCTTAATTCGCGGTTTGCGCGACTGTTGGTAGACACGATGTTGGCGGGTGCCGACGAGAATCAAAGTGATCTTTCACGAAGTTATCAAGTCGGTACCGTCCGCGACCTTCCTGATCCGTTGACCGCTAATGCCGCTCTAGCGCAGGACCTGGCCGAATCTTCTGTCAGGGCAGCCCGACTGGTCGCGACGTTGGACGAGTTTGATGAGTCGGCGCGGCGGTTCGTAGCGCCCCTAGTAGCGAGTGCCGAGGGACTGACTATTCGTGAGCGTGCAGCGGCAGCGTATCGCCGGCGGCTCTCCACCGCGCTGATGGTGATTGATGCCCATGATGAGATCGACCGCGCCTTATCCGCAGCGCTGGACCCGGAAGGACAATCGGCATCAGCGTTGTATGAGGCCGACGGGCCGTTGGTGACCGATCTGCCCGCCGACGCTTCGGTGGATTCTTCGCTGCTGAGCAGGCCGGTGCGTGAGATCGTCGAACTGGCCACCGAAAAACTTGGAATTACACGCTGGATCGGACTGCAGCATCAGGTCGTGGATCGTCGGTTGGAGTTGGCTGCGACGCTGGAGGGGGTTCATCCGCGATCTTTGGTTGACGGCTTAGCGGTCGGCGCGTTGCCCGACGGCGAGCCCGCATCCAGCGCTCACGACCTGTTGTCCTATCTGATTGGTACCGCATTTGGCCGCTGGGACATTCGTATCGGCGCCAACCCCGCCTTGGCGCCGCCTCGGCCCGATCCGCTCGACCCCGTACCGCTCTGCCCGCCAGGCATGCTCGTTGGCTCAGACGGATTCCCTGCCACGACCGCACCGGCCGGCTATCCGCTTCACCTGCCTTCCGACGGGCTGCTATTCGACGAACCCGGACACCCCCACGACATCGTCAATGCCATCACCCATGCCGTCGTGGAACTGTTCGCCGACCCCGACGCCATCCTCGACGAACTCACCACCATCCTCGATGCCGCAGATCTCCGCGCACTGGTCCGGCGGCGGTTCTTCCGCCACCACCGCACCCGCTACTCCAAGAGCAAACGCACCGCACCCCTGTACTGGCCACTAACCGTCCCCAGCAGAAAATGGGGACTCTGGCTCTACGCCCCCACCCTGCGCCGCGACACCCTCTTCGCCATCGCCGGCGCCGCAGCCGCACGAATCGCCCGCGCCGAAAGCGAACTGCTCCGCCTACAAGCCGAACGCGACGCCGGCGGAGCCGGTCGCTCCACCCATCAAGTCATGACGGCACTGACCGCCGAACAAGAACTCGCCGAAGAACTCGCCACCTTCCGCCGCGAAGCCGAACGCATCGCCAACAGCGGCTGGACACCCGATCTGAACGACGGATTCCCCCTCACCGCAGCACCATTGACCACCCTCATCCCCGACTGGCCTGAACTCGCCAGAACCCTCAACTACACCAAAACCGACAAAACTCCCTGGGCCAGCACCCACAACTGGAGAGACCACTTATGA
- a CDS encoding PglZ domain-containing protein, with the protein MTNLRSGLTEQLARKVDAHGLVIWNDDAQEYSDVAETMCPADTRFEKFTGSWYELRRRIDDAIGGDQPPRLVVYVAAKAPSEDPLAEVRSMGSRFTLRLATLISQSLTGELTQTRINDLARTTFTLTGAEQALSADESADARLISALGTTDSTTMLVSLLLGSRDDAITIAAADEIARDFVDQMVGVQIPPASKRQEAIFAGLLLNDIAGALGGPPDGDLATATPQASAKQRDRSRLVLRQVLSTPGGRESYRSLTAKTDLTLNIAQTLAWDDRLAMLPGTESIEQLALDRAIEQFRVGDRDTARTIAETRLSISPFVDEARQWAPRWRVLEAMATLEDSIDTNPVNPGSVSSQLAWYAERGYTVDRAHRALELVRTTVGALGDLDGLLNHARDRYDVWLNELLNVFVDATLSEGVDPGDMMRQGEIHDRLVAGHERVAYIWVDALRYELAQDLVGALKNLPGKIQLLPAVAAAPTITPVGMASLLPGAAESLQVKVDNDSIVVLVGNQAVKTVADRISHLRLRHGAVVDLDLNDATNKSEQALHRSIQDASLVVVRSQEVDAAGESGMLAAAWTTFSAVNQLLATVITRLASAGIRRFVLGADHGFIALSQGIGAHRIVDPPSGAVGVLKRRCFVGHGGVPQTATAKLPLSACGVTSESEITVPRGLAVFRAGGATQFFHGGLSPQELIVPVIVIDLDDPPQANGETVRLGLAGDRIVTGVFAITLEFDPSLFADDLTLRPVASRHGQPVARPVSGDGVDAQSGTVTLSGARTSVVTFQVTANLAQGEKIDLQALDAATGRTVAKQTVSVAAPVIVEDELD; encoded by the coding sequence ATGACGAACCTGCGCTCCGGCCTGACGGAGCAGCTCGCTCGAAAGGTTGATGCGCACGGCCTTGTGATCTGGAATGACGACGCTCAGGAGTACAGCGATGTCGCCGAGACCATGTGCCCCGCTGACACCAGATTCGAAAAGTTCACTGGCAGTTGGTATGAGCTACGTCGTCGCATTGATGACGCGATCGGCGGCGATCAACCGCCACGACTGGTTGTGTACGTCGCGGCGAAGGCACCCTCCGAGGACCCTTTAGCGGAAGTCCGGTCGATGGGGAGCCGTTTCACGCTGCGGCTTGCCACGCTTATTAGCCAGTCACTCACCGGTGAACTGACGCAAACGCGGATCAACGATTTGGCCCGGACCACCTTCACACTTACGGGCGCGGAACAAGCCTTGAGCGCCGACGAATCGGCAGACGCACGACTGATCTCGGCACTGGGCACTACTGATTCCACGACGATGCTTGTGTCACTGCTCCTCGGTAGCCGCGACGACGCGATTACAATAGCCGCCGCGGACGAGATCGCACGGGACTTCGTTGATCAGATGGTGGGAGTTCAGATTCCGCCGGCGTCCAAGAGACAGGAGGCCATCTTCGCGGGTCTGCTGCTCAACGATATCGCAGGTGCGCTCGGCGGCCCGCCCGACGGCGACCTAGCGACTGCGACTCCGCAGGCGTCCGCAAAGCAACGTGATCGGTCGCGTCTGGTGCTGCGTCAGGTCTTGTCGACGCCCGGAGGCCGGGAGAGTTACAGGTCGCTAACGGCAAAGACCGACCTGACACTGAATATCGCGCAGACTCTTGCTTGGGACGATCGGCTCGCTATGCTGCCAGGCACGGAGAGCATCGAGCAACTAGCCCTCGACAGGGCAATTGAGCAATTTCGAGTGGGAGACCGGGACACAGCCCGCACGATCGCCGAAACACGTCTTAGCATAAGCCCATTCGTCGACGAGGCGAGACAGTGGGCGCCGCGCTGGCGGGTGCTCGAAGCGATGGCAACGCTCGAGGATTCGATTGACACGAATCCCGTCAACCCGGGTTCAGTCTCCTCCCAACTGGCGTGGTACGCCGAACGCGGCTACACGGTCGATCGCGCACATCGGGCTTTGGAGCTGGTGCGAACAACCGTCGGTGCATTGGGAGATCTCGACGGTCTGCTCAACCACGCCCGCGACCGATACGATGTGTGGCTCAACGAACTCCTAAACGTTTTCGTTGACGCCACTCTCAGCGAGGGTGTTGATCCGGGCGACATGATGCGCCAAGGCGAGATTCACGACCGCCTAGTCGCGGGACATGAGCGCGTCGCATACATCTGGGTTGACGCGCTGCGCTACGAGCTCGCGCAGGACCTCGTCGGTGCGCTAAAGAATCTGCCCGGAAAGATCCAACTCCTGCCTGCGGTTGCCGCAGCGCCGACGATCACGCCAGTTGGGATGGCATCACTGCTACCTGGCGCCGCCGAGAGTTTGCAGGTGAAAGTAGACAACGACTCGATCGTGGTGTTGGTAGGGAATCAGGCGGTGAAGACCGTCGCTGATCGAATCTCACACTTACGGCTGAGGCATGGCGCCGTCGTCGATCTTGATCTCAACGATGCAACAAACAAGTCAGAGCAAGCGCTACACCGCTCGATACAGGACGCTTCGCTCGTGGTCGTCCGGTCACAAGAAGTCGACGCGGCCGGCGAGAGCGGAATGCTGGCCGCGGCGTGGACGACGTTTTCCGCGGTCAACCAGCTGCTTGCCACAGTCATCACACGGCTTGCCAGCGCAGGTATCCGTCGTTTCGTGCTGGGCGCGGATCATGGCTTCATCGCTCTCAGTCAAGGCATCGGCGCACACCGCATCGTCGACCCTCCGAGTGGCGCCGTGGGTGTTCTCAAACGGAGGTGTTTTGTGGGGCACGGCGGTGTTCCCCAGACAGCTACTGCCAAGCTGCCACTATCTGCCTGCGGAGTGACCAGCGAGTCCGAGATCACCGTTCCCCGAGGCCTTGCGGTGTTCAGGGCCGGCGGCGCAACACAATTCTTTCACGGCGGCCTGTCACCGCAAGAGCTCATTGTCCCAGTGATTGTCATCGACCTGGACGATCCTCCGCAGGCCAATGGTGAAACCGTACGTTTGGGCCTGGCAGGTGATCGCATCGTTACGGGCGTCTTTGCAATCACCTTGGAGTTTGACCCATCTCTGTTTGCCGACGACCTCACGTTAAGGCCAGTCGCCAGCCGGCACGGTCAGCCGGTCGCCCGTCCAGTTTCAGGCGACGGCGTCGACGCCCAAAGCGGGACCGTCACGCTGTCCGGAGCACGCACTAGCGTGGTGACGTTCCAGGTGACCGCCAATCTCGCACAAGGCGAGAAGATCGACCTGCAGGCACTCGACGCCGCCACCGGCCGAACGGTTGCGAAACAGACGGTCTCGGTAGCTGCGCCCGTAATCGTGGAGGATGAACTTGACTAG
- the brxL gene encoding protease Lon-related BREX system protein BrxL produces MNLTSALDSLDKLANETFAGRVVRKDLVRQVKVGSNVPVYVLEFLIGKYAATDDPAAIAAGLEVVNQTLRENFIRPDEAELTKARVKQRGQVRLIDKVDVRLVASEDKFWAHLQNFNDKYVHIGEDLVYRYDRLLQGGAWSQLDLIYDAEDDEDKKRPFYIKSLKPIQVAAFDRDAYLDGRRQFSRDSWLDLVMRTIGLEPNEYSNRGKLLALTRLIPMAERNYNLIELGPWGTGKSFVYRESNPNAILISGGKVTVAQLFINMSSGRVGLLGTWDVVTFDEVAGLQMSDTSVVNMLKDYMESGSFARGKEEVPAEASVVLIGNTSKPHTDLVRTAHLFADLPPAMIDPAFLDRIHFYLPGWETPKLESRLFTNHFGFVSDYFAEALRQLRKDSFVRAIDEEFALGASLSARDEKSVRKTVSGLLKILHPHGEWTRAELREYLEFALEGRRRVKEQLKKLAAHDYAKTAFSYIERDTGHEYWVDVPEQPDKTEDALDAVPQAKAVADVESVQRESVSVLIEQGEGRHIEFKQTGRLNSHTGQRDPVLEQMVVKAVAGFLNSAGGTLLVGVKDDGEITGIEADLPTLGRKANLDGYALWLSNLLDNKMGPAAVANAGVFFESFGAATVCRVDVKASSAPVFVKGVKGEAELFVRLNNATRGLNVAEALDYVRTHWG; encoded by the coding sequence ATGAACTTGACTAGCGCCTTGGATTCTCTCGACAAGCTCGCAAACGAGACGTTTGCAGGGCGAGTCGTTCGGAAGGACCTCGTACGCCAAGTCAAAGTTGGCTCGAACGTGCCTGTCTACGTGCTGGAGTTTCTGATCGGCAAATATGCCGCCACGGATGATCCCGCCGCCATCGCAGCGGGACTTGAGGTCGTGAACCAGACGCTTCGGGAGAACTTCATCCGTCCCGATGAGGCCGAACTGACCAAAGCACGCGTGAAACAACGCGGCCAGGTACGCCTCATCGACAAGGTGGACGTTCGCCTGGTCGCTAGCGAAGACAAGTTTTGGGCTCACCTTCAGAACTTCAATGACAAGTACGTACACATCGGCGAAGACCTCGTCTACCGCTACGACCGACTCCTCCAGGGCGGCGCCTGGTCCCAACTCGACCTCATCTACGACGCCGAGGACGACGAAGACAAGAAGCGACCCTTCTACATCAAGTCACTTAAGCCTATTCAAGTCGCCGCATTCGACCGCGACGCATACCTCGATGGACGCCGACAGTTCAGCCGAGATAGTTGGCTTGACCTCGTGATGCGCACGATTGGCCTGGAACCAAATGAGTACAGCAACCGAGGCAAGCTGCTTGCGTTGACGCGGCTCATTCCAATGGCTGAGCGCAATTACAACTTGATTGAGTTGGGGCCATGGGGCACGGGCAAGAGCTTTGTGTACCGAGAATCCAATCCAAACGCCATTCTAATATCCGGCGGAAAGGTCACTGTCGCGCAGCTTTTCATCAACATGTCTAGCGGGCGCGTGGGCCTGCTGGGCACGTGGGACGTTGTCACGTTCGACGAGGTCGCAGGCCTGCAAATGTCCGACACTTCCGTCGTGAACATGTTGAAGGACTACATGGAGTCTGGGTCGTTTGCCCGCGGCAAGGAAGAGGTTCCTGCAGAGGCCTCGGTCGTCCTGATCGGCAATACGAGCAAGCCCCATACCGACCTGGTGCGCACCGCTCACCTGTTCGCGGATCTTCCTCCGGCCATGATCGACCCTGCTTTCCTCGACCGGATTCACTTCTACCTTCCTGGCTGGGAGACCCCGAAGCTTGAGTCACGCTTATTTACCAACCACTTCGGATTCGTCTCCGACTATTTCGCAGAGGCGCTACGACAGCTACGCAAGGACAGCTTCGTACGTGCAATCGACGAAGAATTTGCTCTCGGTGCCAGCTTGTCAGCGCGAGACGAGAAAAGTGTGCGGAAGACCGTTTCAGGCCTGCTCAAAATCCTTCACCCGCATGGCGAGTGGACGCGTGCTGAGCTGCGCGAGTACTTGGAGTTTGCGTTGGAGGGCCGGCGCCGCGTCAAGGAGCAACTCAAGAAGCTAGCGGCGCACGACTACGCCAAGACGGCCTTCAGCTACATCGAACGTGACACAGGACATGAGTATTGGGTTGACGTTCCTGAACAGCCAGACAAAACCGAAGACGCACTGGATGCAGTGCCGCAAGCCAAGGCAGTCGCAGATGTCGAATCCGTTCAGCGCGAATCAGTCTCAGTGCTGATCGAGCAAGGAGAGGGTCGTCACATCGAGTTCAAACAGACGGGTCGGTTGAATAGTCATACCGGGCAAAGGGATCCTGTGCTTGAGCAGATGGTTGTGAAGGCAGTCGCAGGCTTCCTCAACTCAGCAGGCGGAACCCTTCTGGTCGGCGTCAAGGATGATGGTGAGATCACCGGAATCGAGGCGGATCTGCCAACGCTGGGGCGGAAGGCAAATCTTGATGGTTATGCGCTTTGGTTAAGTAACCTGCTCGATAACAAGATGGGCCCCGCTGCAGTTGCCAATGCCGGGGTGTTCTTCGAGAGCTTTGGCGCAGCGACGGTTTGTCGGGTCGACGTCAAGGCTTCGTCTGCACCTGTTTTTGTCAAGGGGGTCAAAGGCGAAGCGGAACTGTTCGTTCGTCTCAACAACGCGACCCGCGGACTGAATGTTGCCGAGGCGCTCGATTACGTGCGAACGCACTGGGGCTGA
- a CDS encoding IS3 family transposase (programmed frameshift) yields the protein MAANKRRRHTPDQIIRKLAEGNKLLGTGQELSEVCRHLEVTESTWHRWVAQYGGMKANDAKRLKELEAENARLKKLVANQALDIDMLKEIFVGKLLTPNRKRSAVAMLRERFGASERRACAVVGIHRSTMRLQPAPVSDEEAELRAWLRKFSIDRPRWGWRRAAIAARKAGWDINNKRVRRLWREEGLRVPQRRKKKRLTGIGTAVGAMCPIRPNVIWAMDFQFDTTADGRTLKMLNVIDEFTREALAIEVDRSIDADGVVDVLERLALMHGPPHYVRFDNGPEFVAHAVNDWCRFNGTGSLFIDPGSPWQNAWIESFNGRLRDELLNSWRFDSLREARVIIEDWRIDYNANRPHSAHGELSPAEFALQWTTTHQPQAA from the exons ATGGCAGCGAACAAGCGCCGGCGGCATACGCCGGATCAGATCATCCGCAAGCTGGCCGAGGGCAACAAGCTGCTCGGGACGGGGCAGGAACTGTCCGAGGTGTGCCGGCATCTGGAGGTCACCGAGTCGACCTGGCATCGCTGGGTGGCCCAGTACGGCGGGATGAAGGCCAACGACGCCAAACGCCTCAAAGAGCTTGAGGCCGAGAACGCCCGGCTCAAGAAGCTGGTCGCCAACCAGGCCCTCGACATCGACATGCTCAAGGAGATCT TCGTCGGGAAACTTCTGACCCCGAACCGCAAGCGCAGCGCCGTGGCGATGCTGCGCGAACGGTTCGGGGCCTCCGAGCGACGCGCGTGTGCGGTGGTGGGCATTCACCGCTCCACGATGCGCTTGCAACCGGCACCGGTCAGCGATGAGGAAGCCGAGCTGCGGGCCTGGCTGCGGAAATTCTCTATCGACCGGCCCCGCTGGGGCTGGCGACGAGCAGCGATCGCAGCCCGCAAAGCTGGTTGGGACATCAACAACAAACGCGTCCGCCGGCTGTGGCGCGAGGAAGGCCTGCGAGTCCCGCAGCGCCGCAAGAAGAAACGGCTCACTGGTATCGGGACCGCGGTCGGTGCGATGTGCCCGATTAGGCCGAACGTGATCTGGGCGATGGACTTTCAGTTCGACACCACCGCCGACGGGCGAACGTTGAAGATGCTCAACGTGATCGATGAGTTCACCCGTGAGGCCCTCGCTATCGAAGTCGATCGGTCCATCGACGCCGACGGCGTGGTTGATGTCCTCGAGCGTCTGGCCCTGATGCATGGCCCACCGCACTACGTGCGCTTTGACAACGGCCCGGAATTCGTGGCGCACGCGGTCAACGATTGGTGCCGGTTCAACGGCACCGGCTCACTGTTCATCGATCCCGGCTCACCCTGGCAGAACGCCTGGATCGAATCGTTTAATGGCCGCCTGCGCGATGAGCTGCTCAACTCCTGGCGGTTCGACTCGCTCCGAGAGGCCCGAGTGATCATCGAGGATTGGAGGATCGACTACAACGCCAACCGGCCCCACTCCGCCCACGGCGAACTCAGCCCAGCCGAGTTCGCCTTACAGTGGACCACGACCCACCAACCCCAAGCCGCATAG
- a CDS encoding DUF3800 domain-containing protein, with amino-acid sequence MNSGESVEIACDESGSDGENLVAGTSRVFAHGSTDLSLDEASRLIASLQSDIRFGGSELKSQRLLKGKHIGRTLRLFEPGGALHGRVKVSITDKAYMAVCKVVDLVIEEDAYRKGVQLHESGAARQMARDLFAEGPRAYGMETWNNLLGEFVSFVRSTQRKGAKTTLEQLLKTIDDLRLVSRRKRVETAMQWLWEGRTELEAYAITEGSRHDEGLRMLDPLIPALMQTARVWHEATGAAIVLVHDRQSVLTDEACSLLIRAGNSPHPDFPIRVPIEAIVLADSRDDPRIQIADIVAGVGTMAGRAVLDGELEDRVRQAIQPSLIDSSLWGDSESWRQLFN; translated from the coding sequence GTGAACAGCGGTGAGTCAGTCGAAATCGCCTGCGACGAGTCAGGCTCAGATGGCGAGAATCTGGTGGCTGGCACCTCCCGCGTTTTTGCCCACGGAAGCACCGACCTTTCCCTGGACGAGGCGAGCCGGCTGATTGCTTCATTGCAGAGCGACATCCGCTTTGGTGGATCCGAATTGAAGTCGCAGCGCCTCTTGAAGGGGAAACACATTGGGAGGACGCTGCGACTATTCGAACCTGGCGGAGCATTGCACGGGCGAGTGAAGGTCTCGATCACCGATAAGGCATACATGGCTGTTTGCAAAGTCGTCGACCTCGTGATTGAAGAAGACGCCTATCGCAAAGGAGTTCAGCTGCATGAATCCGGTGCCGCCCGCCAGATGGCTCGCGATCTCTTCGCTGAGGGGCCAAGGGCTTATGGAATGGAGACATGGAACAACCTCCTAGGCGAGTTCGTCTCTTTCGTGCGGAGCACCCAACGTAAGGGGGCCAAAACCACGCTGGAACAGCTGCTCAAAACCATCGACGACCTACGGCTGGTTTCTCGTCGTAAGAGAGTCGAGACGGCAATGCAGTGGCTATGGGAAGGCCGCACGGAGCTGGAGGCCTATGCCATCACCGAAGGGTCGAGGCACGATGAAGGACTGAGGATGTTGGATCCACTGATCCCCGCATTGATGCAGACAGCCAGAGTGTGGCACGAAGCCACCGGGGCGGCGATCGTGCTTGTGCATGACCGGCAGTCGGTGCTGACCGATGAGGCATGTTCCCTGTTGATCCGTGCTGGAAACAGCCCGCATCCGGACTTCCCGATCAGAGTGCCAATCGAAGCGATAGTGCTGGCTGACTCGCGCGATGACCCGCGAATTCAGATCGCCGATATCGTCGCCGGCGTCGGAACCATGGCTGGTAGAGCCGTCCTCGATGGGGAGCTGGAGGACCGTGTGCGCCAGGCGATTCAGCCATCGCTGATTGACTCGTCGCTATGGGGAGACTCAGAAAGTTGGCGACAACTATTTAACTAA